The Variovorax sp. S12S4 genome includes the window ACCTGCAGCTGTCGATTCGCGGCTTCGGTGCGCGCTCCACCTTCGGGGTGCGGGGCGTGCGGCTGTATGTCGACGGTATTCCTGCCACGCTGCCCGACGGCCAGGGCCAGACTTCCAACATCGACATCGGCTCGCTCGATCGCGTCGAGATCCTGCGCGGACCGTTTTCGGCGCTCTACGGCAACTCTTCGGGCGGCGTGCTGCAGGCCTTCACCGCGTCGGGCGAGGGCGCGCCGCGCCTTTCGTATTCGGCGGCCGGCGGGAGCTTCGGTACCTGGCGGCAGTCGCTGCAAGGCAGCGGATCGCAAGGCGCAATCGATTACCTGCTGAACGCCAGCCGCTTTCAGACCGACGGCTGGCGCGAGCACAGCGCGGCCCGGCGCGACATCGCCAACGGCAAGCTCGGCATCGCGCTGGACAACGGCGACAAGCTCACACTGGTGCTCAACAGCGTGCGCATCAGCGCGCAAGACCCGCTGGGCCTCACGGCCGACCAGTACGCGCTGGCGCCACGCAGCGCGGCGCTGGCCACGCAGTTCGACACGCGCAAGACGGTCGAGCAGACGCAGGCCGGCCTGCTCTATGAACGACGCGTGAGTGCTTCGCAGTCGCTGCGGCTCATGGTGTACGGCGGCGAGCGCAAGACCGTGCAGTACCAGTCGATTCCGCTCGGCCCTCAACAGAATCCGCTGCATGCGGGCGGGGTGATCGATCTGTCGCGCCAGTACGGCGGGGTCGACCTGCGCTGGACCGCCGCATTGCAGATGGCCGACCGGCCGCTCGACCTTGCCGTGGGCCTTGGCTACGACAGCCTGCGCGAGCAGCGCCGCGGCTACGAGAACTACCTCGGCCGCGTGGCCTCGCCCGTGCTGGGCGTGCAAGGCCGCCTGCGGCGCAGCGAGCGCAACGAGGTCTGGAACCTCGACCCCTATGCACAAGCCACCTGGCGCCTGGCCGAGCAGTGGACGCTGGAGGCCGGCGTGCGCCGAAGCAGCGTGCACTTCGATTCGCAAGACCGCTATATCGTGGGCGCCAACCGCGACGACAGCGGCAGTGCGCGCTACAGCAAGACGCTCCCGGTCGCCTCGCTGCGCTACGAGGCAACGCCGGACCTGGCGCTCTACGGCTCGATCGGCCGCGGCTTCGAGACGCCCACGCTCAACGAACTCTCGTACCGGGTGGGCGGCGCCAGCGGGCTCAACTTTGCCTTGCGGCCCTCGGTCAACGACAGCGTGGAAGTGGGTGCCAAGGCAAGGCTGGGTGGAGGCCTGCTGACGGCCGCGCTGTTCCAGACCCGCACCCGCGACGAGATCGTGACCGACACCAACAGCGGTGGCCGCGCCACGTTCCAGAACGCGGGCCGCACGCGGCGCAACGGATTCGAACTGGCTTGGCAGCATGAAACGGCCAACCACTGGCGCACGCAGCTTGCCTATACATGGCTGGACGCACGCTACCGCGATGCCTTCTGCTCGCCGTCGCCCTGTGCGGTATCCAACACAGTGGCGGCGGGCAACCGCATTCCCGGCATTGCACGGCAATCGCTCTTTGCATCGCTCGGCTGGGTGCCGCCCGAAGGCTGGCGGGCCGGCGCCGAGGTGCGCGCGCTGGGCCGCATGCAGGCGAACGACGCCAACACCGCCAGCGCGCCGGGCTACGCGGTCGCGGCGCTCTACGCCGGCTACTTGAAGAAGTGGGAGCGTTGGGAGTTCAACGCCTTTGCGCGGGTCGATAACCTGTTCGACCGCCGCTATGTGGGGTCGGTCATCGTCAACGAGGGCAATGCGCGCTATTACGAGCCCGCGCCGGGCCGCAACTGGACGGTAGGCCTGAGCGGCGCTTACCGCTTCTGACCCACCGCCGGTGGCTTTTTTTGAGGCCGGCCGCAGCGCAGCGCGGCAGCCTGGGTGGTCGCTTCCCAGGTGAACTCGGGCTCTTCGCGGCCGAAGTGGCCGTAGGCCGCGGTCTTCTGGTAGATCGGGCGCAGCAGGTCGAGCATCTGGATGATGCCTTTCGGACGCAGGTCGAAGAACTCGCGCACGAGTTCGGCGATCTTGTCGTCGGGGATCACGCCGGTGCCTTCGGTGTAGACCGTGATGTTCATCGGCTGCGCCACGCCGATGGCGTAGGCCACCTGGATCTGACACTGGCGCGCCAGGCCCGCGGCCACGATGTTCTTGGCCACGTAGCGCGCGGCGTAGGCGGCCGAGCGGTCGACCTTCGACGGGTCTTTGCCGGAGAACGCGCCGCCGCCGTGCGGGCAGGCGCCGCCGTAGGTGTCGACGATGATCTTGCGGCCCGTGAGGCCGCAGTCGCCCTGCGGACCGCCGATGACGAAGCGGCCGGTCGGGTTGATCAGGTAGCGCGTGTTCTGCAGCCATTCCTTCGGCAGCACGGGCTTGATGATCTCTTCGATGATGGCTTCGTTGAACGAGGCCTTCATCTTGGTGGGCGTTTCGCTCTGGTCGGGGCTGTGCTGGGTGGAGAGCACCACGGTGTCGATGCTGTGCGGCTTGCCGTCCACATAGCGCATCGTCACCTGGCTCTTGGCGTCGGGGCGCAAGAAGGGCAGGCGGCCGTCCTTGCGCAACTGGGCCTGGCGCTCCACGAGGCGGTGTGCGTAGTAGATGGGCGCGGGCATCAGCTCGGGCGTTTCGTCGCAGGCGTAGCCGAACATCAGGCCCTGGTCGCCGGCGCCGGTGTTCAGGTGGTCGTCGCTGGCGTGGTCCACGCCCTGGGCGATGTCGTTGGACTGCTTGTCGTAGCAGACCATCACGGCGCAACCCTTGTAGTCGATGCCGTAGTCGGTGTTGTCGTAGCCGATGCGCTTGATGGTGTCGCGCGCCACCTGGATGTAGTCGACGTGCGCGTTGGTCGTGATTTCGCCGGCGAGCACCACGAGGCCGGTGTTGGTCAGCGTTTCGGCGGCCACGCGGCTGCGGGGGTCCTGCTCGAAGATCGCGTCCAGGATGGCATCCGAGATCTGGTCGGCGACTTTGTCGGGGTGGCCTTCAGAGACCGATTCGGAAGTGAAGAGGAAGTCGTTCGCCATTTTGTTCAAAGCTCCTTGAAGTGACTTGGCGCGTTGCCAACTCTGCGGAGCCCTGGCGAACGCTTTAGCAGATGCCGACAAATCGGCGGGGCACAATCGCTCTTGCGCTTGTGTTTGTCGCCCTGCAAGTTGTTCCGTAACTCGGCGACAATTTGCATTCTATTCGAGCCGGGCCCAATCGTGCGCGCGCGTCCTGGTATTCACTCCCTGTTGCCCATGGTCACCCTGTTCCGCCTGCTTGCCCGTGTACCGATGCCGTTGATGCATCGGCTCGGCGCGTTGCTGGGCTGGATGGTCTGGTGGTGCGCCCCCGACTACCGCCGGCGTTTCAAGGCCAATGCCGAAAACGCGGGCTTCACCCCCGACCAGTACCGCCCGGCCATCGCCGCCGCCGGCCACATGGCCGCCGAGCTGCCCTGGCTCTGGCTGCGCCCGCAGGGCGAAAGCGTGTTGCGGCGCGTGGTGCGCTGGGAAGGCGTCGAGGCCTTCGAGGCCGCCATGCAGGCGAAAAAGGGCGTGATCCTGGTGGCGCCGCATCTGGGCAGTTGGGAGATGTGCGGCCAGGCCATCGGCGAGCGCTTTCTCCAGGCCTACGGACCGATCACCGCGCTGTTTCGCCCCGCGCGCAAGAAATGGATGGCCGAACTGATTGCCGCGGGCTCGCGTGACCGGCCCGGCCTGCAGACGCTGCCCACCAACAACACTGGCGTGCGCGGCCTCATCCGCACGCTGCGCAGCGGTGGCTACACCGGCATCCTGCCCGACCAGGTGCCACCGCTGGGGCAGGGCGTATGGGCGCCTTTTCTTGGCCGGCCGGCCTACACCATGACGCTGCTGCCGCGCCTCGCGCAGCAGACCGGCGCCGCCTGTTTCCTGAGCGTGTGCGAAAGGCTGCCGCGCGGTGCGGGCTACGTGATTCGCTTCGAACCGATCATGGGCACTGCGCTCACCGATCCCAAGGCGTCCATCGAAGACGCTGCAGCTGCAATGAACGATGCCATCGGCCGCTTGATCCACAGCCTGCCCGGCCAATACGTGTGGGACTACGCACGCTACAAGGAGCCGCGCGGCGAGACCGTCGTGGCGGCTGCGGCCAATGGGGAGCAGGCGCAATGAGTCTCGGCTCCCGACTCGGCATCGGTTTCATGCGCGCGATTGCGCCGCTGCCCCTGCCGCTGGTACGTGGCTTCGGCGCGCTGCTGGGCCGCGTGCTCCACACCGTCGCGGTACCGCGACGGCGCGTGGTCGACACCAACCTGGCCGTGTGCTTTCCCGGCAAATCCGAAGCCGAACGCCGCCGCATGGCGCGCGAGACGTTTGTGTATGTTGCGCAGTCGTGGCTCGACCGCAGCTGGCTCTGGCATGCGCCTGAAAAAGTGGTGGCCAGCCGGCTCAAGGTGGTGGGCGCCCCGCAGGAGATCGACGAGATCGCCAACGGCGACGAGCCGATGATCCTGTTCGCGCCGCATTTCTACGGCCTCGATGCCGCGGCCACGGCATTGACCATGCACACGCCGCGGCCTTCGGCCACCATCTACACGACCCAGCGCGATCCGATGGTCGATGAATGGATTCGCGAAGGCCGCACACGCTTCGGCAACGTGGCGGCGCTCAACAGGGTCGACGGCATCAAGCCGGTGCTCGGAGGCTTGCGCAAGGGCGGCTTGCTGTACCTGCTGCCCGACATGGACTTTGGCCGCGACCAGACCATCTTCGTGCCGTTCTATGGCGTGCAGGCCGCCACCGTGCCCTCGCTCTCGCGCTTCGCGCGGCTGGGCAAGGCCAAGGTGGTGCCGATCGTCTCCAAGCTCACGCCCGGGGGCTACGAGATCGAGGTGCTGCCGGCTTGGCAGAACTTTCCAACGGACGATGTCGAGGCCGACACTGCGCTCATGAACGAGCGGCTGCAGGGCTACATCGACAAGATGCCGTCCCAGTACTACTGGGTGCATCGCCGCTTCAAGACGCGGCCCGAGGGCGCGCCGTCGATCTACTGAAGAAGAACCGGGGCGGCTTCTTCAGTTCCGCTTCAGGAAGGCTTCGATCTCGCGCGCCACGAGCTGCGGCTGTTCGTGCACGATCCAGTGGGTGGCGTTGGGCACCTTTTTGATCTCGAGCTTGGGCACGTATTCCTCCAGGCCGTCGAGCAGGCCCGGCAACAGCGCCGCGTCGTCGAGCGCCCAGAAAACGAAGGTCGGCACGTTCACCGTGAGCCGCTCGCGCGGCAGCACCGGAATGCCGTCGATGCTCTGGCCCGGCAGCGGCGGCTTCATCGGCGTGACGCGATAGAGGTTGCAGGCGCCGGTAAGGCCGGCATTCCATACCTCGCGGTACTGCTGCTTCACCTCTTCGGTGAGCCACCCGAAGCCGTCGGGGCCGGCCTTCATCAGCGTGAAAAAGGGCCACATGCGCTTGAAGTCGTCGGCCGAGAGCAGCGCTTCGGCATCGGGCCTTGCCAGGAAGTTCATGTAGGCGCTGGCTTGCTGCTGCGCCGGGTTGTTGCGCAACTCGCGCGTGAAGGTGCCGGGGTGCGGCGAGTTGATGATGACCAGCCGGCCGACCTGCTCCGGAAAGGCATTGGCATAGCCCCAGCCGAAAGCTCCGCCCCAGTCGTGCGCGACCAGCGCGGCCATCGTGCCGTCGGCGCTCTCTGTGGCCGCCAGTTGCTGGATGTCCTGGATCAGCAGGTGGGCCTTGTACGCGGCCACTTCGGTGGGCGCGCTCGACTTCTCGAAACCACGCAGATTGGGCGCCAGGCAGCGGTAGCCGCCGTGTTCAGGCTGGGCGAAGTACTCGAGCAGTTCGTCCCAGATAAATGCGGCCTCCGGGAAGCCGTGGAGGAACACCATCAGCGGGCGCCCGGGCGCGCCGGTGGCGCGGCAGCTCAGCGTGGTTCCGTTGGGCAGGCTGCGCTGGAACGTCTCGATCATGCTTTGTCTCCTTCAACTTCCGTTGCTATTGTTTTCATAGTGGATCACGCAGATGGGACGGCAGCGAGCCGGTTTTCCCTAGGTGTCTTCCGGCACCGGGGACTGCCCGGCTTCCGCCAGCGTTTCCCCGGGCGGATGCGCCCAGCGCCACAGCAGCTCCGCGGCTTCTCCCACTCCCTGCTTCTTGAGGGCGGAGAACAGTTTGACTTCGCCGCCGCCGGCCTGCAGTCGCGTAATGGACAGTACCTTGGCGCCTTCGCTGCGGGTGAGCTTGTCGGACTTGGTCAGGAGCACGAGGAACTTGAGGCCTTGCTCGACGCGCGGGCGGATCACATCGAGCAGGATTTCGTCGAGCTCGGTGAGGCCCTGGCGCGGGTCGCACATCAGCACGACGCCGCGCAGGTTTTCGCGCGTCATCAAATAGTTGCCCATGACGCGCTGCCAGCGCAGCTTGGCTTCCTTGGGGACCGCGGCATAGCCGTAGCCGGGAAGGTCGGCCAGCACGGCGTCGTCGGCCTTTTGCTTGCCCACGCCGAACAGGTTGATGTGCTGCGTGCGGCCGGGTGTCTTGGAGGCGAAAGCCAGACGCGTCTGCTGGGTGAGCGTGTTGATCGCGGTCGACTTGCCCGCATTCGAGCGACCGACGAAGGCGATTTCGGGCAGGTCGAGCGGAGGCAAATGCTCGAGCTGCGGGGCGCTGGTCAGGAAGTGGGCGGTGTGCAGCCAGCCGAGCGCAACGCGCTCGCGCTCGGCGACGATGGGGTCCACGGCAGGGGTCGCGCGGGAAGGGGGAGCAGCGTGCTTGCGCGACGGCGTAGTCATCAATGAGCTTTCGGAACGGGCCGCCATTGTAGAATCGCGGGGTTTTGCGCCAATAAATCGAGCCCCCGATATGAAGTTGTTTGCCAATTTTCTGCTTGCAGCCCTCATGGGTGTCGCAGCCAGCGCGAGCCTTGCGGCCGACGCGCCAGCCGCCGCAGCGACTGCACCCGCCGCGGCCAAGCCGGCCAAGCCCGACCCCGCCAAGGGCGACGCGGTGTTCAATTCCGCGGCCCAGGCCTGTGCCTCCTGCCACAACGCAGACGGCAACTCGGCCATTGCGGCAAACCCGAAGCTGGCGCAGCAGCACCCCGAATACATCCTCAAGCAGCTGCAGGACTTCAAGTCCGGCAAGCGCAAGAGCCCGATCATGCAGCCCCTGGCGGCCAAGCTGTCCGACGAAGACATGCGCAACATCGCGTGGTTCGTGGGCTCCAAGAAGATCAAGACCGGCTTCTCCAAGGAGAAGGACACGGTGGCACTGGGCGAAAAGATCTACCGCGGCGGCATTGCCGACCGCCAGATTCCGGCCTGCGCCGGCTGCCACAGCCCCAACGGCGCCGGCATGCCCGCCCAGTACCCGCGCCTGGGCGGCCAGCACGCCGACTACACGGTGGCACAGCTTGTTGCCTTCCGGGACAACGTGCGCCAGAACAGCGCCCCCATGACCGGTGTGGCCGCAAAGCTGAACGACCGCGAAATCAAGGCCGTTGCAGACTACATTGCCGGCCTGCGCTGACGCCACGCCCTTCAGCGTGAACTAACCGCCGATAAAAAACCCAAACAGAGGGCGGGCCGATCCAGCTGGATGGCCCGCCCTTTGCTTTTTCCCTGTTCCTTTCCTCCCGCCCACCGATGTCTGTCTCCACCCACGGCCTTCGCGTCCATCGCGGCCCGCAAGTGCTTCGCGCTGCGGTGGAGCTGTTCTCGTCGATGCGGTTTGCCATCGCGCTGCTCACGGTCATCTGCATCGCATCGATCATCGGCACCGTGCTCAAGCAGCACGAGCCGATCAACAACTACATCAACCAGTTCGGTCCATTCTGGGCCGAGCTGTTCCGCACGGCCAAGCTCGATTCGGTCTACAGCGCCTGGTGGTTCCTGCTGATCCTGCTGTTCCTGGTGATCAGCACGTCGCTCTGCATTGCGCGCAACACGCCGCGCATTTTTGTGGACCTGAAGACCTTCAAGGAAAACATCCGCGCGCAGAGCCTCAAGGCCTTCGGCCAGCGCGCTGAAAACCAGCTTGCCGAGGAGCCCGCCGCGGCAGCCAACCGCATCGGCCAACTGCTGGTGAGCGGCGGCTGGAAGGTCAAGCTGCAGCAGCGCGAAGCGGCGGAAGGCCAGTCTGGCGCGGGCTGGATGGTCGCGGCGCGTGCGGGCGGCGCCCACAAGCTGGGCTACATCGCCGCGCACAGCGCCATCGTGCTGGTGTGCATCGGCGGCCTGCTCGACGGCGACCTGGTGGTGCGTGCCCAGACCTGGTTCAACGGCAAGAGCGTGTTCACCGGCGGCGGCATGATTGCCGACGTGCCGCCGCAGCACCGGCTGTCGCCCCGCAACCCGACCTTCCGCGGCAACATCCTGGTGCCCGAAGGCGGGCAGGGCAGCGTGGCCATCCTGCAGCAGTCGGACGGCGTGCTGCTGCAGGAGCTGCCGTTCTCGATCGAGCTCAAGAAGTTCATCGTCGACTATTACTCCACCGGCATGCCCAAGCTGTTTGCGAGCGAGGTGGTGCTGCACGACCGCGAGACCGGCGCCCAGGTGCCCGCGCGCATCGAGGTCAATCATCCGGCCAGCTACAAGGGCGTGGAAATCTACCAGTCGAGCTTCGACGACGGCGGCTCCAAGGTGAAGCTCAAGGCGGTGCCGATGGCCGCCGCCGCCAAGCCCTTCGAGGTCGATGGCGTCATTGGCGGGCCAAGCACTGAAATTACCAACGGCAAGGAAAAGCTCACGCTCGAATACGCTGCGCTGCGCGTGATCAACGTCGAGAATTTTGCCGACGGGGGTGCCATGGGCAGCGGCGCCGACGTGCGCAAGGTCGACCTGCGCCACGACATCGAATCGCGCCTGGGCGCCGCCAACAAGACCACCAAGCCGAAGGTGCTGCGCAACATCGGCCCGAGCATCGGCTACAAGCTGCGCGACGCCGCGGGCCAGGCGCGCGAATACCAGAACTACATGGTGCCGGTCGACACCGGCGACGGCCAGCCGGTGTTCCTGCTCGGCATGCGCGAGAAGCCCGAAGAGCCGTTCCGCTACCTTCGCGTGCCGGCCGACGAGCAGGGCAGCATGGACAGCTTCGTGCGTATGCGCGCTTCGCTGGCCGACGCCGACACCCGCGCCCGTGCCGTCGAGCGCTACATCGCCAAGGCCGTCGATCCGAAGCGGCCCGAAATGGCCGAGCAACTCAGCGTTTCGGCTGCGCGTGCACTCGCGCTCTTTGCCGGCAGCGAGCGTGCGAAGGCCGACGCCAGCACGCAGGGCGGCTGGCAGGCCATTGCGGAATTCATGGAAGCCAACGTGCCCGAGCCCGAGCGAGAGCGTGCCGGCGCGGTGCTGGTGCGCATCCTGAACGACGTGCTGTTCGAACTGCTCAATCTCAGCCGCGAAAGCGCGGGGCTCGAGGCCTTGCCGCGCGACGACAAGTCGCAAGCCTTTCTCACGCAGGCGGTGCTGGCCATCAGCGATGCGCATTTCTATCCGGCGCCCGTCGCAATGATGATGACCGACTTCACCCAGGTGCAGGCCAGCGTGTTCCAGGTGGCGCGAGCGCCCGGAAAGAACGTGGTCTATCTGGGCTGCCTGTTGCTGATCATCGGGATTTTTGCCATGCTGTACGTGCGCGAGCGCCGGCTCTGGGTGTGGCTGGCACCCGGCGGCACAAGCGCAGGACACAACAACACCACGGCTGCCACGATGGCCTTCTCGGTCAATCGCAAGACGATTGACAGCGATCGCGAGTTCGAGCACCTCAAGCACAAGCTGCTTGCCTTGAAAAACGAAGGACCGGCGTCGCCATGAACACCACCACCCTCACGCTCAACGAAAGCTGGTTTTCGCGCCGCAACCTGTTCGACTGGGTTTTCGCGGCACTGGTGCTTGCAGGCGGCCTTTTTGCCTTTGTGCGGTATGCGGGCGCTATGGACTCGTACGAGAAGCCGATCCTCGTCGCCGCGATGATTTCCGTCATTGCGATCGGCTGGTTCTGGCGGCCGCTGCGGGTGCTCGCCATCGTCGTGGCGGCGGCCTCGCTGCTGGCCATCGGCTCCTACCAGGGCGACCTGGCGCGCGCGGACACGGTGTTCTGGCTCAAGTACTTCCTGTCGAGCCAGTCGGCCATTCTCTGGATGAGCGTGCTGTTCTTCATGAGCACGCTGTTCTACTGGCTCGGTTTCTTCGGCGGCAAGCAGGGCGACACCTTCGAGCTCATCGGCTCGCGCCTCACATGGGCTGCCATTGCCATGGCGCTCATCGGCACCATGGTGCGCTGGTACGAGAGCCACCTGATCGGGCCGGACATCGGGCACATCCCGGTCAGCAACCTGTACGAAGTGTTCGTGCTGTTCTGCTGGCTTACCGCGGCGTTCTATCTGTACTTCGAAGCGCGCTACGGCACCCGGGCGCTCGGCGCCTTCGTCATGCTGGTGGTGAGTGCGGCGGTGGGCTTCCTGCTCTGGTACACGCTGGTGCGCAACGCACACGAGATCCAGCCGCTGGTGCCCGCGCTGCAAAGCTGGTGGATGAAGCTGCATGTGCCGGCCAACTTCATCGGCTACGGCACTTTCGCGCTTGCGGCCATGGTGGCCTTTGCCTACCTGGTGAAGGAACAGGCGGGCGAAACCCGCTGGTACAAGCTCACGCCGATCTGGCTCCTGGGCGTGGCGCTGTGCTTTGTTCCGGTGGCATTCCGCCAGCGCGTGCAAGAGGCCGGCGGGAGCTACTGGGTGATCTATGCGGGCATTTCCGCACTCATCGCTGCGGGCATTCTGCTGGGGCGCAAGCGCATTGCGGCAAGGCTGCCCGCCAACGAGGTGCTCGACGACGTGATGTACAAGTCGATCACGGTCGGTTTTGCCTTCTTCACCATTGCCACCGTGCTGGGCGCCTTGTGGGCGGCCGATGCCTGGGGCGGCTACTGGAGCTGGGACCCGAAGGAAACCTGGGCGCTGATCGTCTGGCTCAACTACGCGGCCTGGCTGCACATGCGGCTGGTCAAGGGTTTGCGCGGCACCGTGGCGGCCTGGTGGGCGCTGGCCGGCTTGGCGGTCACCACCTTTGCCTTCCTGGGCGTGAACATGTTCCTGAGCGGACTGCACAGTTACGGCACCTTGTAGCCCCGGCCGCCGGCTTTTTCGCGAAGAATTGAATCCACGCGCAGCGATTGTGCGTAACCGAATCAGGGAATTGCTCGAACTACCCTGAGCAAAACGATTCACGCGAAAGGCCATCACCATGTCGTTCTCCTCCCGCCCGCAAGGTCGCAACAGCGGTTTCATCCATCCGCTTTCGAGCGAAATCACGCCGCGCGCCGTCTACGAGAGCCGGCGCGACCTGCTGAAGCTGATGGCTGGCGGCGCGGCCGGTGCCGCGCTGGCAAGCTTTGCAGGACGCGAGGCCTTCGCACAGGCGACCGGCCCGCACAAGCTGGCGCTGCTGCCGGGCGCCAAGTCCGCCGTGCCGGGCGCGCAAACGATGGAAAAGCTCACCGACTACAAGGACGCGACGAGCTACAACAACTTCTATGAGTTCGGCACCGACAAGGGCGACCCGGTCAAGAACGCGGGCACGCTCAAGACCCGCCCGTGGACCGTGGAGGTCGAGGGCCTGGTCAAGAAACCCGGCAAATACGGCATCGAAGACCTGCTGAAGCTCAGCGCGCAGGAAGAGCGCATCTACCGCCTGCGCTGTGTCGAGGGCTGGTCGATGGTCATTCCGTGGGTGGGCTATTCGCTGGCCGAGCTCATCAAGCGGGTCGAACCCCAGGGCAACGCCAAGTATGTGGAGTTCGTGACCCTGGCCGACCCCAAGACCATGCCTTTCGTCGGCTCGCGCGTGCTCGACTGGCCCTACACCGAAGGCCTGCGGATGGACGAGGCCATGCATCCGCTCACGCTGCTGGCCTTTGGCATGTACGGCGAAGTGCTGCCCAACCAGAACGGCGCGCCGGTGCGCCTGGTGGTGCCGTGGAAATACGGGTTCAAGTCGGCCAAGTCGATCGTGAAGATCCGCTTCGTCGAGAAAGAGCCGAGCACGGCGTGGAACAAGGCCGCGGCCCAGGAATACGGTTTCTATTCGAACGTGAACCCGAACGTCGACCATCCGCGCTGGAGCCAGGCCACCGAGCGCCGCATCGGCGACGGCGGCGGGCTTTTTGCCAAGCGCAACAAGACGCTGATGTTCAACGGCTACGAAGCCCAGGTCGGCCAGCTCTATGCGGGCATGGACCTGAAGAAGAACTATTGAGCCCGAGCCTGCCTCGCCATTCAGCCTTTGCGCCATGAACAAGCTGCTCATGCATCCGGCGGCCAAGCCGGTGGTCTTCTTGCTGTGCCTGCTGCCGTTCGCGTGGCTGACCTATGGCGCATTCACCGACGGGCTGGGTGCGAACCCGGCCGAGTTCCTGATTCGCGCCACGGGCGACTGGAACTTGCGCTTCATCTGCATCGTGCTGGCCGTGACGCCGCTGCGCGTGATCGCCAAGGCGAACGCGCTCGCACGCTTTCGCCGCATGCTGGGCCTGTTCGCGTACTTCTATGTGGTGGTGCACCTGCTGTGCTACAGCTGGTTCGACATGGGCTTCGAGTGGGCCGAGATCGCCAAGGACATTGCCAAGCGGCCGTTCATCCTGGTGGGGTTCACGGCCTTCGTGCTGCTGACGCCGCTGGCCGCCACATCGTTCAACCGCGCGATCAAGGCACTGGGCGCCAAGCGCTGGCAAATGCTGCACAAGCTGGTCTACCTGATCGCCGGCCTCGGCCTGCTGCACTTCTTCTGGATGCGCGCGGGCAAGAACAACTTTGCCGAGGTGTTCGTCTACGCGGCAATCGTCGCGGTGTTGCTGGGGTGGCGCGTGTGGAACTACGCGAGCAAGCGCAAGCCGAAGCCCTCGGCGGGCGCTCGCGGCGGCAGTAGCGGCAACGAGAAGTCGCTGGGCCGCAGCAGCGCCGGCTGACGCGCTGATCGGCCCGCCCAAGGCGCACGGCGGCTGCGGCGGATCAGCCCTCGATCCGCTCGCTGCGCAGCTGGTCTTCCATCGTCTCGCGGCGACGGATCAGGGT containing:
- a CDS encoding LpxL/LpxP family acyltransferase; amino-acid sequence: MSLGSRLGIGFMRAIAPLPLPLVRGFGALLGRVLHTVAVPRRRVVDTNLAVCFPGKSEAERRRMARETFVYVAQSWLDRSWLWHAPEKVVASRLKVVGAPQEIDEIANGDEPMILFAPHFYGLDAAATALTMHTPRPSATIYTTQRDPMVDEWIREGRTRFGNVAALNRVDGIKPVLGGLRKGGLLYLLPDMDFGRDQTIFVPFYGVQAATVPSLSRFARLGKAKVVPIVSKLTPGGYEIEVLPAWQNFPTDDVEADTALMNERLQGYIDKMPSQYYWVHRRFKTRPEGAPSIY
- the yihA gene encoding ribosome biogenesis GTP-binding protein YihA/YsxC — encoded protein: MTTPSRKHAAPPSRATPAVDPIVAERERVALGWLHTAHFLTSAPQLEHLPPLDLPEIAFVGRSNAGKSTAINTLTQQTRLAFASKTPGRTQHINLFGVGKQKADDAVLADLPGYGYAAVPKEAKLRWQRVMGNYLMTRENLRGVVLMCDPRQGLTELDEILLDVIRPRVEQGLKFLVLLTKSDKLTRSEGAKVLSITRLQAGGGEVKLFSALKKQGVGEAAELLWRWAHPPGETLAEAGQSPVPEDT
- a CDS encoding c-type cytochrome; amino-acid sequence: MKLFANFLLAALMGVAASASLAADAPAAAATAPAAAKPAKPDPAKGDAVFNSAAQACASCHNADGNSAIAANPKLAQQHPEYILKQLQDFKSGKRKSPIMQPLAAKLSDEDMRNIAWFVGSKKIKTGFSKEKDTVALGEKIYRGGIADRQIPACAGCHSPNGAGMPAQYPRLGGQHADYTVAQLVAFRDNVRQNSAPMTGVAAKLNDREIKAVADYIAGLR
- a CDS encoding alpha/beta fold hydrolase, which gives rise to MIETFQRSLPNGTTLSCRATGAPGRPLMVFLHGFPEAAFIWDELLEYFAQPEHGGYRCLAPNLRGFEKSSAPTEVAAYKAHLLIQDIQQLAATESADGTMAALVAHDWGGAFGWGYANAFPEQVGRLVIINSPHPGTFTRELRNNPAQQQASAYMNFLARPDAEALLSADDFKRMWPFFTLMKAGPDGFGWLTEEVKQQYREVWNAGLTGACNLYRVTPMKPPLPGQSIDGIPVLPRERLTVNVPTFVFWALDDAALLPGLLDGLEEYVPKLEIKKVPNATHWIVHEQPQLVAREIEAFLKRN
- a CDS encoding lysophospholipid acyltransferase family protein; the encoded protein is MVTLFRLLARVPMPLMHRLGALLGWMVWWCAPDYRRRFKANAENAGFTPDQYRPAIAAAGHMAAELPWLWLRPQGESVLRRVVRWEGVEAFEAAMQAKKGVILVAPHLGSWEMCGQAIGERFLQAYGPITALFRPARKKWMAELIAAGSRDRPGLQTLPTNNTGVRGLIRTLRSGGYTGILPDQVPPLGQGVWAPFLGRPAYTMTLLPRLAQQTGAACFLSVCERLPRGAGYVIRFEPIMGTALTDPKASIEDAAAAMNDAIGRLIHSLPGQYVWDYARYKEPRGETVVAAAANGEQAQ
- a CDS encoding TonB-dependent receptor, translated to MKPALAATATAVRLLLLGAPLAAQAQQATPPDADRGRLPEVTVSTPRGEVAPFNVPGSVDRVDGAEMRDNRLQVNLSESLGGVPGLQVQNRMNYAQDLQLSIRGFGARSTFGVRGVRLYVDGIPATLPDGQGQTSNIDIGSLDRVEILRGPFSALYGNSSGGVLQAFTASGEGAPRLSYSAAGGSFGTWRQSLQGSGSQGAIDYLLNASRFQTDGWREHSAARRDIANGKLGIALDNGDKLTLVLNSVRISAQDPLGLTADQYALAPRSAALATQFDTRKTVEQTQAGLLYERRVSASQSLRLMVYGGERKTVQYQSIPLGPQQNPLHAGGVIDLSRQYGGVDLRWTAALQMADRPLDLAVGLGYDSLREQRRGYENYLGRVASPVLGVQGRLRRSERNEVWNLDPYAQATWRLAEQWTLEAGVRRSSVHFDSQDRYIVGANRDDSGSARYSKTLPVASLRYEATPDLALYGSIGRGFETPTLNELSYRVGGASGLNFALRPSVNDSVEVGAKARLGGGLLTAALFQTRTRDEIVTDTNSGGRATFQNAGRTRRNGFELAWQHETANHWRTQLAYTWLDARYRDAFCSPSPCAVSNTVAAGNRIPGIARQSLFASLGWVPPEGWRAGAEVRALGRMQANDANTASAPGYAVAALYAGYLKKWERWEFNAFARVDNLFDRRYVGSVIVNEGNARYYEPAPGRNWTVGLSGAYRF
- the metK gene encoding methionine adenosyltransferase, whose product is MANDFLFTSESVSEGHPDKVADQISDAILDAIFEQDPRSRVAAETLTNTGLVVLAGEITTNAHVDYIQVARDTIKRIGYDNTDYGIDYKGCAVMVCYDKQSNDIAQGVDHASDDHLNTGAGDQGLMFGYACDETPELMPAPIYYAHRLVERQAQLRKDGRLPFLRPDAKSQVTMRYVDGKPHSIDTVVLSTQHSPDQSETPTKMKASFNEAIIEEIIKPVLPKEWLQNTRYLINPTGRFVIGGPQGDCGLTGRKIIVDTYGGACPHGGGAFSGKDPSKVDRSAAYAARYVAKNIVAAGLARQCQIQVAYAIGVAQPMNITVYTEGTGVIPDDKIAELVREFFDLRPKGIIQMLDLLRPIYQKTAAYGHFGREEPEFTWEATTQAAALRCGRPQKKPPAVGQKR